A genomic stretch from Falco naumanni isolate bFalNau1 chromosome 6, bFalNau1.pat, whole genome shotgun sequence includes:
- the RSPH3 gene encoding radial spoke head protein 3 homolog isoform X1, with the protein MLPTRQLEVAAAPAVLYSYCSRPHALPARPKYRAPPDAAEPEKEPLRYANLMYDRRVVRGNTYSLQVKPVITQPNPLEIQRQREARERALARKRAKEQMQPRTPEPVEGREHIHVQTELYLEEISDRTVEVDTECQTDAFLDRPPTPLFIPAKTGKDVATQIEEGELFDFDVEVKPILEVLIGKTVEQALLEVMEEEELAQLWAHQRAYAELRNAELAEVQRLEEQDRRYREEKERRKRQHMQMLQKQKETTEKIAARAFAQRYLADLIPSVFNNLRDSGFFYDPIERDIETEFLPWLMTEVEETLEKKVLGRTVLDSLIRTVVEKRLDAFSHKPLSDETEAPAEELRPADAAPQADSETDAADQLVAEKEGSDQPVADEHPSRHVSFQLEESDQAGTGDLETE; encoded by the exons ATGCTGCCCACCCGCCAGCTGGAGGTGGCGGCGGCCCCCGCCGTCCTCTACAGCTACTGCAGCCGGCCGCACGCCCTGCCCGCTCGCCCCAAGTACCGAGCGCCGCCGGACGCCGCCGAGCC AGAGAAGGAGCCGCTCCGTTACGCCAACCTCATGTACGACCGCCGAGTAGTGCGTGGCAACACCTACTCCCTTCAAGTCAAACCTGTG ATCACCCAACCCAATCCCCTAGAGATTcaaaggcagagggaagcaCGGGAAAGAGCACTGGCTAGAAAGCGTGCAAAAGAGCAGATGCAACCAAGAACACCTGAGCCTGTGGAAGGCAGAGAGCACATTCATGTACAGACAG AACTGTATTTGGAAGAGATTAGTGACCGGACAGTAGAGGTTGATACAGAGTGTCAAACAGATGCATTTTTGGACAGACCACCCACTCCGCTTTTCATACCAGCCAAAACGGGAAAAGATGTGGCCACACAAATAGAAGAAGGAGAG TTGTTTGACTTTGATGTTGAAGTCAAGCCGATCCTGGAAGTGTTGATTGGGAAAACGGTTGAGCAAGCTTTGCTGGAAGTCAtggaggaagaagagctggCCCAGCTGTGGGCACATCAGCGTGCCTATGCCGAGCTGCGTAATGCAGAGCTTGCTGAAGTACAGCGCCTGGAAGAGCAGGACAGGCGATACAGAGAGGAGAAG GAACGTCGCAAACGCCAGCACatgcaaatgctgcagaaacagaaagagacCACAGAGAAAATTGCAGCTCGGGCATTCGCTCAGCGTTACTTGGCTGATCTCATTCCCTCAGTCTTCAACAATCTTCGTGatagtggatttttttatgaCCCTATAGAAAGAG ATATTGAGACAGAATTCCTTCCGTGGCTGATGACAGAAGTGGAAGAAACACTAGAGAAGAAGGTTCTGGGGAGGACAGTGCTTGACT CCTTGATTCGTACAGTGGTTGAAAAACGGTTAGATGCATTTAGCCATAAGCCTCTGTCTGATGAGACAGAGGCACCTGCTGAAGAGCTCAGGCCAGCAGATGCAGCACCCCAGGCGGACAGTGAAACAGACGCTGCTGACCAACTGGTTGCAGAGAAAGAAGGGAGTGACCAACCTGTTGCTGATGAACACCCTTCACGTCACGTCTCTTTCCAGTTAGAAGAGTCGGATCAAGCAGGAACAGGGGATTTAGAAACTGAGTAA
- the RSPH3 gene encoding radial spoke head protein 3 homolog isoform X2 — translation MLPTRQLEVAAAPAVLYSYCSRPHALPARPKYRAPPDAAEPEKEPLRYANLMYDRRVVRGNTYSLQVKPVITQPNPLEIQRQREARERALARKRAKEQMQPRTPEPVEGREHIHVQTELYLEEISDRTVEVDTECQTDAFLDRPPTPLFIPAKTGKDVATQIEEGEERRKRQHMQMLQKQKETTEKIAARAFAQRYLADLIPSVFNNLRDSGFFYDPIERDIETEFLPWLMTEVEETLEKKVLGRTVLDSLIRTVVEKRLDAFSHKPLSDETEAPAEELRPADAAPQADSETDAADQLVAEKEGSDQPVADEHPSRHVSFQLEESDQAGTGDLETE, via the exons ATGCTGCCCACCCGCCAGCTGGAGGTGGCGGCGGCCCCCGCCGTCCTCTACAGCTACTGCAGCCGGCCGCACGCCCTGCCCGCTCGCCCCAAGTACCGAGCGCCGCCGGACGCCGCCGAGCC AGAGAAGGAGCCGCTCCGTTACGCCAACCTCATGTACGACCGCCGAGTAGTGCGTGGCAACACCTACTCCCTTCAAGTCAAACCTGTG ATCACCCAACCCAATCCCCTAGAGATTcaaaggcagagggaagcaCGGGAAAGAGCACTGGCTAGAAAGCGTGCAAAAGAGCAGATGCAACCAAGAACACCTGAGCCTGTGGAAGGCAGAGAGCACATTCATGTACAGACAG AACTGTATTTGGAAGAGATTAGTGACCGGACAGTAGAGGTTGATACAGAGTGTCAAACAGATGCATTTTTGGACAGACCACCCACTCCGCTTTTCATACCAGCCAAAACGGGAAAAGATGTGGCCACACAAATAGAAGAAGGAGAG GAACGTCGCAAACGCCAGCACatgcaaatgctgcagaaacagaaagagacCACAGAGAAAATTGCAGCTCGGGCATTCGCTCAGCGTTACTTGGCTGATCTCATTCCCTCAGTCTTCAACAATCTTCGTGatagtggatttttttatgaCCCTATAGAAAGAG ATATTGAGACAGAATTCCTTCCGTGGCTGATGACAGAAGTGGAAGAAACACTAGAGAAGAAGGTTCTGGGGAGGACAGTGCTTGACT CCTTGATTCGTACAGTGGTTGAAAAACGGTTAGATGCATTTAGCCATAAGCCTCTGTCTGATGAGACAGAGGCACCTGCTGAAGAGCTCAGGCCAGCAGATGCAGCACCCCAGGCGGACAGTGAAACAGACGCTGCTGACCAACTGGTTGCAGAGAAAGAAGGGAGTGACCAACCTGTTGCTGATGAACACCCTTCACGTCACGTCTCTTTCCAGTTAGAAGAGTCGGATCAAGCAGGAACAGGGGATTTAGAAACTGAGTAA